The Triticum aestivum cultivar Chinese Spring chromosome 3A, IWGSC CS RefSeq v2.1, whole genome shotgun sequence genome includes a region encoding these proteins:
- the LOC123056601 gene encoding uncharacterized protein, whose protein sequence is MVVSFKLSRRGRRFYPPPPSSAPAADASDGSPKPPPWEVSTLASPRLHPPHLPISFVLWDFVRHERSPSDSNPCVQAAAAGPGLGGDAIAARSSVRGADPADLGLEPSFALNLFPDGYSVGGIDKGMLVFLIGDDPERKPYNRASRSLLSDIEYGCLPKDILHGIPCKFQNGIVVCEVRDYRSFLSNGDDSSEDDFPIMNRIALRLGTECVVNDLSLIADASWTYHEQLIAESTIINSLQPRLNLDPKPCLEKLCNSVKKIDLGLHKGRRRMKETSPLNTSPGPPDKCKPKECNSCEGAAVCIENSALEVLPSGILSCSPVNCPSPPQVNTAVCIENSALEVFPSGILSCSPVNCPSPPQVNTEVCIENSALEVLPSGILSCSPVNCPSPPQVNSAKSTVVSDPEDTTQCSSTIINSSAFCDREQSASSTPASDNFLQNHDQQADLAIVKVDHKKGPLLTETVLPQKRKECSNLLHQRLFSVKSPRLSSQSSDDQFQKSAGASNKEGLMLGSPKEPSVEDKVDQAIGNKDMEVHQQKSFSTPSLNIIKDPCSEKFAEKVKQGSRKELPVEVMVDQTMGKKDVRLQEQKSFSVVPTTHPLPSFNINDPCLEQFPEKVKLGSPKELPVEVKLEQPIGRGKENEPLSILPTTLPQYSLNRNSLHIEKIPEKVHSSDTRMRESHLVSCVDVDNHGGELKDSSVTSVTSCNASSRNADDKPHEDKASTEPQPITSNIKVSGTSTISLNEQVNFEGNGQKQADILVRRSFEDRSSKEPGVTDGTSSQFGISPDIEVCIGHPLYNIEPNIERILSEVILTTQRHAPDGNAAKIDGLETLTPVNSCSPSCFIRYEGAEGSPYMREETISCCLSRRTKHTRNIRSFVFHRVQYFCRGIVDQSHYILCLLESESPDDHQIAVEMISGDERFHIATLPTSDQAKKFVDQFILLMKRDGYTLCNSTVCNGFSELTQQSTDVSQPGYLTGEHPQYQGFSPSVAKSVVINECKDAGFASEKRLPDVHANARQQGSQQWGLPDVHANVLYQGSRQWGLTDGHANAQHEGSQQWGMPDAHRNAMQQGSTRQRGQSYAHTNVPQQGGNQQWGQPYARRNVPQHRSNQQWGQPYAHASVPQQGSYQQWGQPYAHANVQQQGGNQQWGQTHAHGNVGRQGSQKQWGQAYAHTKVRRQGSQQQWRMSDAHANPLRQGKQKWWLPDDHHSSKAMHQGSQQQWVQPEQQHPTPANVDASHFSNPGYPVEQQYNSRVFQDQRRAPFSGGACSTDQHQHHYYPQSRQDTLGGSGERHTMTTSMGACSYGQWHQTPTPPPQQHDGRTYRWGFQDFGRQVQINNLPPMQAGRSVLLSGLHPTGSPQTTSPTTGSDGSVTSTFLVPPSSYHQCPPPPPHGIC, encoded by the exons ATGGTCGTCTCCTTCAAGCTCTCCCGCCGCGGCCGCCGCTTCTAcccgccgcccccctcctccgccCCCGCCGCCGACGCCTCCGACGGgtcgcccaagccgccgccgtggGAGGTGAGCAccctcgcctcgccacgcctccaCCCTCCCCATCTCCCCATCTCCTTCGTATTATGGGATTTCGTACGGCACGAGCGCTCACCATCTGACTCAAACCCGTGCGTGCAGGCCGCCGCGGCGGGGCCGGGGCTCGGCGGCGACGCCATCGCCGCCCGATCGTCCGTGCGCGGCGCCGATCCTGCCGATTTAG GTCTCGAGCCGTCGTTCGCGCTGAACCTGTTCCCGGATGGGTACTCGGTCGGCGGGATCGACAAG GGGATGCTTGTGTTTCTGATTGGTGATGATCCGGAGAGGAAGCCCTACAACAGGGCATCCAGATCTCTGCTCTCT GATATTGAGTATGGCTGCTTGCCTAAAGATATATTGCATGGCATCCCTTGCAAATTCCAAAATGGAATTGTTGTTTGTGAG GTGCGGGACTACAGGTCCTTCCTGTCGAATGGGGATGATTCTTCAGAAGACGACTTCCCCATAATGAACAGAATTGCTCTTAGATTGGGGACTGAATGTGTTGTCAATGATCTATCTTTGATTGCGGATGCTTCATGGACTTATCACGAGCAATTG ATTGCTGAGTCGACCATCATTAATTCCTTGCAACCCAGGCTTAATTTGGACCCCAAGCCATGCCTTGAAAAGCTATGCAACTCTGTTAAGAAG ATTGATTTAGGTCTACATAAGGGAAGACGACGAATGAAAGAGACGTCTCCTCTCAATACTTCTCCTGGCCCTCCTGACAAATGCAAGCCCAAGGAATGCAACTCCTGTGAAGGTGCAGCAGTATGCATTGAGAATTCAGCTCTAGAAGTGTTGCCAAGCGGAATACTGAGCTGCTCGCCAGTGAATTGTCCATCACCTCCCCAAGTTAACACAGCAGTATGCATTGAGAATTCAGCTCTAGAAGTCTTCCCAAGCGGAATACTGAGCTGCTCGCCAGTGAATTGTCCATCACCTCCCCAAGTTAACACAGAAGTATGCATTGAGAATTCAGCTCTAGAAGTCTTGCCAAGCGGAATACTGAGCTGCTCGCCAGTGAACTGTCCATCACCTCCCCAAGTTAACAGTGCCAAATCAACTGTAGTGTCTGATCCCGAAGATACTACGCAATGCTCTTCTACCATTATCAACAGCTCTGCTTTCTGTGATAGGGAACAAAGTGCATCAAGTACTCCTGCTTCTGATAATTTTCTTCAGAATCATGATCAGCAGGCGGACTTAGCTATCGTGAAGGTTGATCATAAAAAGGGGCCATTGCTAACAGAGACAGTTCTACCACAAAAGAGAAAGGAGTGCTCGAATCTTCTACATCAAAGGCTGTTTTCAGTGAAAAGTCCAAGGTTGAGTTCCCAAAGTTCCGATGACCAGTTTCAAAAGTCAGCGGGGGCTTCAAATAAAGAAGGTCTTATGCTAGGATCTCCAAAAGAACCGTCGGTTGAGGACAAGGTAGATCAGGCAATAGGCAACAAGGACATGGAAGTACATCAACAGAAGTCCTTCTCAACTCCTTCCTTGAACATAATAAAGGATCCATGTTCAGAAAAATTCGCCGAAAAGGTTAAGCAGGGATCTCGGAAAGAACTGCCAGTTGAGGTTATGGTAGATCAGACCATGGGCAAAAAGGACGTAAGATTACAGGAACAGAAGTCCTTCTCAGTTGTCCCAACAACTCACCCACTTCCTTCCTTCAACATAAATGATCCATGTTTAGAACAGTTCCCTGAAAAGGTTAAGCTGGGATCTCCAAAAGAGCTGCCGGTTGAGGTCAAGTTAGAACAGCCAATTGGCAGAGGAAAGGAAAATGAGCCCCTGTCAATACTCCCGACCACTCTTCCACAGTATTCCTTGAACAGAAACAGTCTGCATATAGAAAAAATCCCTGAAAAGGTTCACTCTTCCGATACAAGGATGAGAGAAAGTCATCTGGTCTCATGTGTAGATGTGGACAATCACGGAGGAGAGCTCAAAGACAGTTCAGTGACCTCTGTAACCTCCTGCAATGCAAGTTCAAGAAATGCAGACGACAAACCTCACGAGGATAAAGCTTCTACGGAGCCCCAACCTATTACTTCAAACATAAAAGTATCAGGAACTTCTACCATTTCTCTGAACGAGCAAGTCAATTTTGAAGGGAACGGGCAGAAACAAGCTGATATTCTGGTCAGGCGTTCGTTTGAGGACAGAAGCTCAAAAGAGCCAGGTGTTACTGATGGTACTAGTAGTCAATTTGGTATTTCTCCAGATATTGAGGTGTGCATTGGACACCCTTTATATAACATTGAACCTAACATAGAAAGGATTCTATCAGAGGTTATCCTGACCACCCAGAG GCATGCACCAGATGGGAATGCTGCTAAAATTGATGGTCTTGAAACATTGACGCCAGTGAATTCCTGCTCACCATCTTGTTTCATTCGGTATGAGGGTGCTGAGGGAAGTCCATACATGCGGGAAGAGACCATTTCATGCTGTCTATCTAGGAGAACGAAACATACTCGAAATATTAGAAGCTTTGTTTTTCACCGTGTACAGTATTTCTGTAGAG GTATAGTTGATCAATCTCATTACATACTTTGCCTTCTTGAGTCTGAATCACCGGATGACCATCAAATAGCTGTTGAAATGATATCAGGAGATGAGCGTTTTCACATCGCTACTCTTCCCACTTCT GATCAAGCAAAGAAGTTTGTGGATCAATTCATTCTTCTG ATGAAACGCGATGGCTACACACTATGCAATTCTACGGTCTGTAATGGATTCTCTGAACTCACACAG CAATCCACAGATGTATCTCAGCCCGGCTATCTGACTGGAGAACATCCACAGTACCAGGGGTTCTCGCCTTCTGTTGCGAAAAGCGTTGTGATTAATGAATGTAAGGATGCAGGTTTTGCATCGGAGAAGAGGCTCCCAGATGTACATGCCAATGCTCGGCAGCAAGGGAGCCAGCAGTGGGGACTGCCAGATGTACATGCCAATGTTCTGTATCAAGGGAGTCGGCAGTGGGGCCTGACAGACGGGCATGCAAATGCCCAGCACGAAGGGAGTCAGCAGTGGGGGATGCCAGATGCACACAGAAATGCCATGCAGCAAGGGAGTACTCGGCAGCGGGGGCAGTCATATGCGCACACAAATGTTCCACAGCAAGGTGGTAACCAGCAATGGGGGCAACCATATGCACGCAGAAATGTTCCGCAGCACAGGAGTAACCAGCAGTGGGGGCAACCATATGCACATGCAAGTGTTCCGCAGCAAGGGAGTTACCAGCAGTGGGGGCAGCCATACGCACACGCAAATGTTCAGCAGCAAGGGGGTAATCAGCAGTGGGGGCAAACACATGCACACGGAAATGTTGGGCGCCAAGGGAGCCAGAAGCAATGGGGGCAAGCATATGCGCACACAAAAGTTCGGCGCCAAGGGAGCCAGCAGCAATGGCGGATGTCAGATGCTCATGCAAATCCTCTGCGTCAAGGGAAACAGAAATGGTGGCTGCCAGATGATCATCATAGTTCAAAGGCTATGCACCAAGGGAGCCAGCAGCAATGGGTACAGCCAGAGCAGCAACACCCAACGCCGGCAAACGTCGACGCATCCCACTTCTCGAACCCCGGTTACCCAGTTGAGCAGCAGTACAACAGCAGAGTCTTCCAGGACCAGAGGCGGGCACCATTCTCAGGCGGGGCGTGCTCAACGGATCAGCACCAGCACCACTACTACCCCCAAAGCAGACAGGATACACTAGGAGGGTCCGGCGAGAGACACACTATGACCACAAGTATGGGTGCATGCAGCTATGGCCAGTGGCACCAGACTCCGACTCCACCCCCGCAGCAGCACGACGGCAGGACGTACCGGTGGGGTTTCCAGGATTTCGGCAGGCAGGTGCAGATCAACAACCTGCCTCCAATGCAGGCCGGGAGGAGCGTGCTGCTGTCGGGGCTGCACCCAACTGGAAGCCCGCAGACGACCTCTCCGACCACCGGCTCCGATGGCAGCGTCACAAGCACGTTCCTGGTCCCTCCCAGCAGCTACCACcagtgcccgccgccgccgccgcatgggATATGCTGA
- the LOC123056602 gene encoding thioredoxin-1-like yields MDSRGRRMSSGVMVASMTERACKVGALGSALKIDCCKRAVTTHESVSDHFVPQTSRIIKVFKLPRRGYYWSYYIITSSQELESALAHPLAQTYPVVLMFWASWNEPCRVMMRPFRAMAVAKRRAAIFCQVDVDKFKDIVERYRVEALPTFLLLKQGMEKGRVVGAKVGDLSTIIMANI; encoded by the exons ATGGACTCGCGCGGGAGGAGGATGTCGTcaggcgtcatggtggcgtcgatgacaGAGAGGGCTTGCAAGGTCGGTGcattgggttctgctctgaagattGATTGCTGTAAGAGGGCGGTGACGACACATGAGAGTGTATCAGACCACTTTGTGCCCCAAACCAg tagaATTATAAAAGTGTTTAAGCTGCCCCGCAGAGGCTATTACTGGAGTTATTACATCATCACAAGTTCTCAAGAGCTAGAGTCCGCCCTGGCGCACCCTCTAGCGCAAACTTATCCG GTGGTGCTCATGTTCTGGGCGAGCTGGAACGAGCCATGCAGGGTGATGATGAGACCCTTCAGGGCCATGGCCGTGGCTAAGAGGAGGGCCGCCATATTCTGCCAGGTGGACGTCGACAAGTTCAAA GATATCGTGGAGCGATACCGAGTGGAGGCGCTGCCGACGTTCCTGCTGCTCAAGCAAGGCATGGAGAAGGGCAGGGTCGTCGGCGCCAAGGTCGGGGACCTCAGCACCATCATCATGGCCAACATATAA
- the LOC123057529 gene encoding thioredoxin H-type: MSLTTNVDVFKPPRRGYYWSYYIITSSQELESALAHPLAQTYPVVLMFWASWNEPCRVMMRPFRAMAVAKRRAAIFCQVDVDKFKDIVERYRVEALPTFLLLKQGMEKGRVVGAKVGDLSTIIMANI; this comes from the exons ATGTCATTGACCACCAATGTCGATG TGTTTAAGCCCCCCCGCAGAGGGTATTACTGGAGCTATTACATCATCACAAGTTCTCAAGAGCTAGAGTCCGCCCTGGCGCACCCTCTAGCGCAAACTTATCCG GTGGTGCTCATGTTCTGGGCGAGCTGGAACGAGCCATGCAGGGTGATGATGAGACCCTTCAGGGCCATGGCCGTGGCTAAGAGGAGGGCCGCCATATTCTGCCAGGTGGACGTCGACAAGTTCAAA GATATCGTGGAGCGGTACCGAGTGGAGGCGCTGCCGACATTCCTGTTGCTCAAGCAAGGCATGGAGAAGGGCAGGGTCGTCGGCGCCAAGGTCGGGGACCTCAGCACCATCATCATGGCCAACATATAA